A genomic window from Sulfurospirillum diekertiae includes:
- a CDS encoding AAA family ATPase — protein sequence MELVYLWVGKYNNFEKQGFSFNGKYQCIYDETTNQLTITENKYFLNIFPKNINITAIVGKNGSGKSNLLHCIIGGIFQNNNNWRGIENLFFVLKGDDSFYIAKDDDTKAPTNFKTLSLEDVKKYLYFSLFDFSLVQPPLWNEWDNYKKNYSLEPSVDYQGSGPNGLSKVTPIGFDANLSSLATYFYKYIDNKILIQNSIDKYDIIKIKYKRKININFLEFEKNVILKYYENHDTLFGITKNEFEQKKALPDYKQFEIFSLDEDEIELIAYLDLFFQVELASSQNKTLGFYNLSLGYKMLIANIGLILKTIQKRANTRDVVFLLDEIETSLHPNWQRNIVTMFVEIFKNYQRKIHFIFASHSPFLLSDLQNENCIFLKKNHETMEVLYSLHDIKNKLLGLIFIHY from the coding sequence ATGGAACTGGTTTATTTGTGGGTAGGTAAATATAACAATTTTGAAAAACAAGGTTTTTCATTTAATGGTAAATATCAATGCATTTATGATGAAACTACTAACCAACTTACCATTACAGAAAATAAATATTTTTTGAATATTTTCCCTAAAAATATAAATATCACTGCTATTGTTGGAAAGAATGGCAGTGGAAAAAGTAATTTATTGCATTGTATCATAGGTGGTATTTTTCAAAATAATAACAATTGGAGAGGCATTGAAAATTTATTTTTTGTATTAAAAGGAGATGATTCTTTTTATATTGCAAAAGACGATGATACTAAAGCACCTACAAATTTTAAGACACTATCGTTAGAAGATGTCAAAAAATATCTTTATTTTTCCCTTTTTGACTTTTCTTTAGTGCAACCACCACTTTGGAATGAATGGGATAATTACAAGAAAAATTATTCGTTAGAGCCGAGCGTTGATTATCAAGGTTCTGGTCCAAATGGATTATCAAAAGTTACGCCTATTGGATTTGATGCAAATTTGTCTTCATTGGCTACTTATTTTTATAAATATATTGACAATAAAATTCTAATACAAAACTCCATTGATAAATATGATATTATCAAAATCAAGTACAAGAGAAAAATTAATATTAATTTTCTTGAATTTGAGAAAAATGTTATTCTTAAGTATTATGAAAACCATGATACTCTTTTTGGTATAACAAAAAATGAATTTGAACAAAAAAAAGCACTTCCTGATTATAAACAATTTGAAATCTTCTCTTTAGATGAAGATGAAATAGAATTAATTGCTTATCTTGACCTATTTTTTCAGGTTGAACTTGCTTCTTCGCAAAATAAAACATTAGGTTTTTATAACTTAAGCTTGGGGTATAAAATGCTCATAGCCAATATTGGTTTGATTCTAAAAACTATCCAAAAGAGGGCAAATACTCGGGATGTTGTTTTTTTACTTGATGAAATTGAAACATCATTACATCCTAATTGGCAAAGAAATATCGTAACTATGTTTGTGGAAATTTTTAAAAATTATCAAAGAAAAATACATTTTATTTTTGCATCACATTCTCCTTTTTTACTATCTGATTTACAAAATGAAAACTGCATTTTCCTAAAAAAGAACCATGAAACTATGGAAGTCTTATACTCCTTACATGATATAAAAAACAAACTTTTGGGGCTAATATTCATACACTATTAA
- a CDS encoding plasminogen-binding N-terminal domain-containing protein, translating into MNKLFLVVCLFLFGSFAEAQSFFKEYKTTVLESNEKQIVIADSPEFVVGASGVVSHKFDATHATIIARVDVVSKDGTKAVLNIEKFEMLSQGAFPDTGVKPAAGDQVIINYLYDRALIIAPNQNVYNEVTKNFDTITWIHPDIVAAYLAKLYRPNPDKKIFQQACYQNAASIIFFGIENKGFFVDCHNFHIVQSIDVKSSGETMLPFYSRINKQIDSSWFNWSSGKIAEYDNYYAYLLGQTNTLKGAGIDGILINLPFDVVERKDSLWK; encoded by the coding sequence TTGAACAAGCTATTTTTGGTTGTGTGTCTATTTTTGTTTGGCTCTTTTGCAGAGGCCCAATCTTTTTTTAAAGAGTATAAAACAACTGTTTTAGAATCAAATGAGAAACAAATAGTGATTGCTGATTCACCCGAATTTGTCGTTGGTGCGAGTGGTGTTGTCAGCCATAAATTTGATGCAACACATGCAACGATTATTGCGAGAGTTGATGTTGTCAGTAAAGATGGTACTAAAGCTGTTTTAAACATTGAAAAATTTGAGATGCTTTCCCAAGGTGCCTTCCCCGATACAGGTGTCAAGCCAGCTGCGGGAGATCAAGTCATCATTAACTATCTTTATGACCGTGCGCTTATCATTGCACCAAACCAAAATGTATATAATGAAGTCACTAAAAATTTTGACACGATTACATGGATTCATCCTGATATCGTTGCTGCCTATTTAGCAAAACTGTATCGCCCAAACCCCGATAAAAAAATCTTTCAACAAGCATGTTATCAAAATGCTGCATCGATCATTTTCTTTGGTATAGAAAACAAAGGCTTTTTTGTCGATTGTCATAACTTTCATATTGTTCAAAGCATTGATGTTAAAAGCAGTGGTGAAACAATGCTTCCATTTTATTCACGTATCAATAAACAAATTGACTCTTCTTGGTTTAATTGGAGCAGTGGAAAAATTGCAGAATATGACAATTATTATGCGTATCTCTTAGGTCAAACCAATACACTTAAAGGTGCTGGTATTGATGGTATTCTTATAAACTTACCATTTGATGTTGTAGAAAGAAAAGACTCACTATGGAAATAA
- a CDS encoding TOBE domain-containing protein — protein sequence MKISARNQITGTVAEIKNGPVNSEIVVATKGGDKIVSIITHGAVESLGLKVGSEALCIFKAQSVLLAKADIALAVSARNKIKGTVTEIKDGAVNCEVVLSTPAGLTVTAIVTEDAKKELSLAKGDSVYAIIKASSILVGAN from the coding sequence ATGAAAATAAGTGCAAGAAATCAAATCACCGGAACTGTAGCAGAGATTAAAAATGGTCCTGTGAACAGTGAAATTGTTGTTGCAACTAAAGGTGGCGATAAAATCGTTTCTATCATTACGCATGGTGCTGTTGAGTCACTGGGTTTAAAAGTTGGTTCTGAAGCCCTCTGTATTTTTAAAGCACAAAGTGTTCTTCTTGCAAAAGCAGACATCGCTTTAGCAGTCAGTGCACGCAATAAAATCAAAGGCACGGTAACTGAGATCAAAGATGGCGCTGTTAATTGTGAAGTCGTCCTCTCTACTCCTGCTGGCCTAACGGTTACAGCAATCGTGACTGAAGATGCAAAAAAAGAGCTTTCCCTTGCAAAAGGCGACAGCGTTTATGCCATCATCAAAGCTTCAAGCATTTTAGTAGGTGCAAACTAA
- a CDS encoding NUDIX domain-containing protein, with protein MKHTIEVLKVEECLHSDYIKPKSMYYLHNSVEKRWDIVDTHNSVAILLYHKDLDSFVFVKQFRPSIYVKNHDGFTYELCAGIVDKDKSLIEIAKEEVLEETGYDVPLDKLDKISSFYTAVGFAGGRQTLYYAILDDSMKVSEGGGIENENIEVIYLKREETLEFMFDESIATTSGLMFALMWYFKNYEK; from the coding sequence ATGAAACATACCATTGAGGTCCTTAAAGTTGAAGAGTGTCTACACTCAGATTATATTAAACCTAAAAGTATGTACTATCTGCACAATAGTGTAGAAAAGCGCTGGGATATCGTCGATACACATAATAGTGTTGCCATTCTTTTGTACCACAAAGATTTGGACTCGTTTGTCTTTGTAAAACAGTTTCGTCCTTCTATCTATGTTAAAAATCATGATGGTTTTACCTATGAGCTGTGTGCTGGTATTGTTGATAAAGACAAGAGTCTCATCGAAATTGCTAAAGAAGAAGTATTGGAAGAGACGGGTTACGATGTTCCACTTGATAAACTTGATAAAATATCGTCCTTTTATACCGCCGTTGGTTTTGCGGGTGGCAGGCAAACGCTTTACTATGCAATTTTGGATGACAGCATGAAAGTGAGTGAGGGTGGTGGTATTGAGAATGAAAATATCGAAGTCATTTACCTTAAACGCGAAGAAACACTTGAATTTATGTTTGATGAGAGTATTGCGACGACCTCAGGTTTGATGTTCGCATTGATGTGGTATTTTAAAAATTACGAGAAATAG
- a CDS encoding replicative DNA helicase → MNNLHNVNIERSVLSSILFNPATFEDIAAVISAKDFYLPSHRYIYEAMEACEREDLPIDEEFIKKKLNQLGRFDEDAMLEILSTNPLPATKAYVEEIREKAIKRELVQLTSDIKEIAVEKDLPSTEVVDLVQQKLYQITQENGSKEFRESPEMTHATIAHIHEMKKRGNSGVIGVDTGFAELNRLTSGFGEGDLVIVAARPAMGKTAFCLNLAQNALDHSRGVAIFSLEMPAEQLMLRMLSAKTSIPLQKLKVGDMSDEQWGRLTSAADEMSKRKFFVDDNGSVDIHKVRAKLRKLKSQHPEISMAIIDYLQLMNSAGNKDRHLEVSDISRGLKLLARELNIPIIALSQLNRGLESRSDKRPMLSDLRESGAIEQDADMILFVYRDDVYRIREEKEKEQKARTEGKEYKSNFFEKPEELAEVIVGKNRNGPVGVANLVFQKACTRFVDGGGKIPIEIVYKEASLDTKEAKISMPAL, encoded by the coding sequence ATGAATAATCTGCACAATGTCAATATTGAGCGTTCCGTTTTAAGCTCGATTTTATTTAATCCTGCAACGTTTGAAGATATTGCTGCCGTTATATCTGCGAAAGATTTTTATCTGCCCAGTCATCGTTATATTTACGAAGCAATGGAGGCATGCGAGAGAGAAGACCTACCGATTGATGAGGAATTCATCAAGAAAAAGCTCAATCAGTTAGGGCGTTTTGATGAAGACGCGATGTTGGAAATTCTCTCTACCAATCCTCTCCCTGCGACCAAAGCGTACGTGGAAGAGATTCGTGAAAAAGCGATCAAACGTGAACTTGTGCAGTTGACAAGCGACATTAAAGAGATTGCCGTTGAGAAAGATTTACCTTCAACTGAAGTAGTGGATTTGGTTCAACAAAAGCTCTATCAGATCACACAAGAGAATGGAAGTAAAGAGTTTCGTGAATCACCAGAGATGACGCATGCAACCATCGCGCATATTCATGAGATGAAAAAGCGTGGCAATTCAGGAGTTATCGGCGTTGATACAGGGTTTGCCGAGCTCAACCGCCTCACCTCTGGTTTTGGAGAAGGCGACCTTGTCATTGTTGCGGCACGTCCAGCGATGGGTAAAACTGCGTTTTGTCTTAACTTGGCACAAAATGCACTCGATCACAGTCGTGGTGTTGCGATCTTTTCACTCGAAATGCCAGCGGAGCAGTTGATGCTCAGGATGTTGAGCGCTAAAACCTCTATTCCGCTCCAAAAGCTCAAAGTAGGCGATATGAGTGATGAGCAGTGGGGAAGACTTACGAGTGCGGCGGATGAGATGAGCAAGCGCAAATTTTTTGTGGACGATAATGGCTCGGTGGATATTCATAAAGTGCGTGCAAAACTTCGTAAACTTAAAAGCCAACACCCTGAAATATCAATGGCGATTATTGACTACTTGCAGTTGATGAACTCAGCAGGGAATAAAGATCGTCACTTGGAAGTGAGTGATATTAGCCGTGGGTTAAAGCTTTTAGCGCGTGAATTGAACATTCCAATCATCGCACTGTCGCAGTTAAACCGTGGACTTGAAAGTCGAAGCGATAAACGCCCAATGCTGAGCGATCTAAGAGAATCGGGCGCGATTGAGCAAGATGCCGATATGATCTTATTTGTGTACCGCGATGATGTTTACCGCATTCGCGAAGAAAAAGAGAAAGAGCAAAAAGCACGCACAGAAGGCAAAGAGTACAAGAGTAACTTCTTTGAGAAACCAGAAGAGCTTGCCGAAGTCATTGTGGGTAAAAACAGAAATGGACCTGTTGGCGTTGCCAATCTTGTTTTCCAAAAAGCGTGCACGCGCTTTGTCGATGGCGGTGGCAAAATTCCAATAGAAATTGTCTATAAAGAAGCCAGTTTGGATACCAAAGAGGCGAAAATCAGTATGCCTGCACTTTAA
- a CDS encoding peptidoglycan DD-metalloendopeptidase family protein, whose translation MAKILSLLLLFLSFMSASSVEELKWPKGETFLSFLDRNHLPSSIYYTLDKEEQELAAEIVAGVKYYVLKSEDNQLEQVLIPIGEELQMHIKKKDDKFVMEIIPIILQNEKRTLAIEIHNSPYVDILNATNSYTLANEFAQSFRGEVNLRNLQKGDKLVLLYEQKRRLGKLFGSLKINVSMVETSKKKNYIYFYKENYYDPKGQELDSFLLSNPVNYTRISSPFTQMRWHPILQKYRAHLGIDYAASVGTPVKAAGNGKVLFVGEKSGYGNTIEINHDSSFKTLYGHLNGFAKGLRGGQSVKQGQVIAYVGNTGLSTGPHLHFGLYRNNVAIDPASVVKIAKSALSGHELKAFIDYTTELRKKVESALENETPPMREENFNLSSPLEKSSS comes from the coding sequence ATGGCTAAAATTCTATCATTATTATTACTTTTTTTATCGTTTATGTCAGCTTCTTCTGTGGAAGAGCTTAAGTGGCCTAAGGGTGAAACCTTTCTCTCGTTTTTGGATAGAAACCATTTACCATCATCGATTTATTACACATTAGATAAAGAAGAACAAGAACTCGCAGCTGAGATTGTGGCAGGGGTTAAGTATTATGTTCTTAAAAGTGAAGACAATCAGCTAGAGCAAGTTTTAATCCCTATTGGTGAAGAACTCCAAATGCACATCAAGAAGAAAGATGACAAATTTGTGATGGAGATTATTCCTATTATTCTTCAAAATGAAAAGCGTACCTTAGCAATTGAAATTCATAATTCTCCGTATGTTGATATTTTAAATGCAACCAATAGCTATACTTTAGCCAATGAATTTGCCCAGTCCTTTAGAGGTGAAGTTAATCTTCGCAACCTTCAAAAAGGTGATAAATTGGTCTTGCTATATGAGCAAAAAAGGCGACTTGGTAAACTGTTTGGTTCACTTAAAATCAATGTTTCCATGGTCGAAACATCGAAAAAGAAAAACTATATCTACTTTTATAAAGAAAACTATTACGATCCAAAAGGGCAAGAACTCGATAGCTTTTTACTCTCCAATCCTGTAAATTACACGCGTATCTCTTCTCCCTTTACGCAAATGCGTTGGCATCCTATTTTACAGAAGTATCGTGCACACTTAGGTATTGATTATGCTGCAAGTGTAGGTACTCCTGTTAAAGCAGCAGGCAATGGAAAAGTTCTGTTTGTCGGAGAAAAAAGTGGGTATGGAAATACGATTGAGATCAACCATGATAGTAGTTTTAAAACGCTTTATGGACACCTAAATGGTTTTGCCAAAGGACTTCGTGGCGGGCAGAGTGTCAAACAAGGTCAAGTGATTGCCTATGTAGGTAATACAGGACTTAGCACCGGTCCTCATCTCCATTTTGGTCTCTACCGCAATAATGTAGCCATTGATCCAGCAAGTGTTGTTAAAATAGCGAAAAGTGCATTGAGCGGGCATGAACTTAAAGCTTTTATAGATTATACTACGGAGCTTAGAAAAAAAGTTGAAAGTGCTTTGGAAAACGAAACACCGCCGATGAGAGAGGAAAATTTTAATCTTTCTTCGCCTCTTGAAAAAAGTTCGAGTTAG
- a CDS encoding ComEC/Rec2 family competence protein codes for MLSVPLFVSKKEFFLILAVVLCIAFISLLIEFYQFKELTKNALHVNTATVLNHYTKTNEKGRSYDVFKLKLDGNSAEVYTTSWRISSIPIKSRVKVKLNVEKVTFLAYLQGFFAPSLALYEIYEDNPPLLDVKPLYRWIDNQHDNEKIAELYKTLLFATPISKELRDEVQKWGISHLIAISGYNVGVISFLLFFFLKPLYQFFQSRYFPYRNLTADLTMVVLVVLFAYMVVIDFVPSFLRAFAMSVLGFFFYSRGIKVLSYEMLGLTSLGLLALFPTLVFSLSFWFSVAGVFYLFLFLHHFESLNRWVLLSIIDLGIFLLMVPIVHTFFPVFTFLQLTSPISSLVFIVFYPLGVLLHVIHLGGILDAYLLDFLHVNAQSYMLSFPWWMLVLYVGVSLMAIRSKLALYGCLGFAFLSLFFIQ; via the coding sequence ATGTTAAGCGTACCACTCTTTGTCAGCAAAAAAGAATTTTTTCTGATATTGGCAGTGGTGCTTTGCATTGCGTTTATCTCTCTGTTAATTGAATTTTATCAGTTCAAAGAACTCACCAAAAATGCTTTACATGTAAACACAGCGACGGTACTAAATCATTACACGAAAACGAATGAAAAAGGGCGAAGCTACGATGTTTTCAAGCTCAAACTCGATGGCAACAGTGCAGAGGTTTATACGACTTCATGGCGTATCTCTTCTATTCCTATTAAAAGCCGTGTAAAGGTAAAACTGAACGTTGAAAAAGTCACGTTTTTAGCCTACTTACAAGGTTTTTTTGCCCCATCATTAGCGTTGTACGAAATCTACGAAGACAATCCTCCCTTGCTTGATGTGAAGCCACTTTATCGTTGGATTGACAATCAACACGACAATGAAAAAATAGCAGAACTCTATAAAACACTGCTTTTTGCCACGCCTATTTCGAAAGAACTTCGTGATGAAGTCCAAAAATGGGGTATTTCACATCTGATTGCCATTAGTGGCTACAATGTGGGTGTCATCTCATTTCTGCTTTTTTTCTTTTTAAAACCACTCTATCAATTTTTTCAAAGCCGCTATTTCCCGTACCGAAATCTTACGGCGGATTTGACAATGGTAGTGTTGGTCGTTTTATTTGCGTATATGGTTGTGATCGATTTTGTACCATCGTTTTTAAGAGCATTTGCGATGAGTGTTTTAGGCTTTTTTTTCTATTCTAGAGGCATAAAAGTGCTTTCGTATGAGATGCTAGGACTCACCTCGCTTGGGCTTTTAGCACTCTTTCCAACGCTTGTTTTTTCACTCTCTTTTTGGTTTTCCGTTGCAGGTGTTTTTTACCTTTTTCTTTTTTTGCACCATTTTGAAAGTCTCAATCGCTGGGTATTGCTCAGCATCATTGATTTAGGTATTTTTCTTTTAATGGTTCCAATAGTGCATACATTTTTCCCTGTATTTACCTTTTTACAGCTGACATCACCGATTTCTAGTCTGGTGTTTATTGTATTTTACCCTTTGGGTGTACTTTTACATGTAATCCATCTAGGAGGAATTTTAGATGCCTACTTACTTGACTTTTTACATGTAAATGCACAAAGTTACATGCTGAGTTTTCCGTGGTGGATGTTGGTTTTATACGTGGGTGTTTCACTCATGGCAATACGCTCTAAACTGGCACTTTATGGCTGTTTAGGCTTTGCGTTTCTCAGTCTCTTTTTCATTCAATAA
- a CDS encoding FAD-linked oxidase C-terminal domain-containing protein — MEIKHIDYFKTLLGNDNVYDDKAHLIAYCYDATRTRYQPDAVLFPRDEQDVSDILKYCNEHRIIITPRGAGSGFTGGALPANGGIILAFEKHMNKILEIDMENMVAVVQPGVINMQLQKTVEAQGLFYPPDPASEEYSTIGGNVSENAGGMRAAKYGITKDYVMALRAVLPNGEIIRAGKRTIKDVAGYNIAGILIASEGTLACITEITLKLIAKPKMSQTAMGIFPSVEDAMNAVYKTMAAGVTPVAMEFLDNLSINAVEQKYNKGLPKDAGAILITDVDGNTQEELTQQLDVIEKAFAENGCSSFKRAESLEESKNLWFARRNASQSITIYGSKKLNEDITVPRSKLPALLKAIGEVSKKYNVTVPCFGHTGDGNVHTNVMVDGSDPKQLEIGHKAIEEIFKATVALGGTLSGEHGIGLSKAPFMHLAFSDAEMELFRSVKKAFDPNNILNPSKMGL; from the coding sequence ATGGAAATAAAACACATTGACTATTTTAAAACTCTTTTGGGAAACGACAATGTTTATGATGATAAGGCGCACCTAATCGCTTATTGTTATGATGCGACACGTACACGTTATCAGCCTGATGCCGTACTTTTTCCTCGCGATGAGCAAGATGTCAGCGACATTTTAAAATACTGTAATGAACACCGCATCATCATCACACCACGAGGGGCTGGAAGTGGCTTTACAGGTGGCGCATTGCCTGCAAACGGGGGCATTATTTTAGCCTTTGAAAAACACATGAACAAAATTTTAGAAATTGACATGGAAAACATGGTTGCCGTAGTGCAACCGGGTGTTATTAATATGCAGTTACAAAAGACAGTAGAAGCACAAGGTCTCTTCTATCCGCCAGATCCTGCCAGTGAAGAGTATTCAACTATCGGTGGCAATGTCAGTGAAAACGCGGGTGGTATGCGTGCGGCAAAATATGGCATTACCAAAGACTACGTGATGGCACTTCGTGCGGTACTTCCTAATGGAGAGATTATCCGTGCGGGAAAACGTACTATAAAAGATGTTGCAGGGTATAACATTGCAGGTATTCTTATCGCTAGTGAAGGCACACTTGCTTGTATCACTGAAATAACGCTCAAACTTATTGCAAAACCTAAAATGTCTCAAACTGCCATGGGCATTTTCCCTAGTGTTGAAGATGCAATGAATGCCGTGTACAAAACGATGGCTGCGGGCGTAACACCTGTAGCAATGGAATTTTTAGACAACCTTTCGATTAATGCCGTTGAACAAAAATACAATAAAGGGCTTCCAAAAGATGCTGGTGCCATTCTCATCACCGATGTTGATGGCAATACACAAGAAGAGCTTACGCAACAACTGGATGTCATTGAAAAAGCATTCGCTGAAAATGGATGCAGTAGCTTTAAACGAGCCGAAAGTCTTGAAGAGTCTAAAAACCTCTGGTTTGCAAGACGCAATGCCAGTCAGTCTATTACGATTTATGGTAGCAAAAAACTCAATGAAGACATCACCGTTCCACGTAGCAAACTTCCTGCACTTCTAAAAGCCATTGGTGAAGTTTCAAAAAAATACAATGTTACCGTACCGTGTTTTGGACACACAGGCGATGGCAATGTTCACACCAACGTCATGGTGGATGGCAGTGATCCTAAGCAACTTGAGATCGGACATAAAGCGATTGAGGAAATCTTTAAAGCAACCGTTGCACTCGGTGGAACTTTGAGTGGTGAGCATGGTATAGGACTCAGTAAAGCGCCATTTATGCACTTAGCCTTTAGTGATGCAGAGATGGAACTTTTCCGCTCTGTCAAAAAAGCGTTCGATCCAAACAACATCTTAAACCCATCCAAAATGGGACTTTAA
- the corA gene encoding magnesium/cobalt transporter CorA: MIKCFFKNSNKLEVITDLSEFDGNEDKKSKVVWLDMLLPSSEEISFVEKTFGIDFPTKQESEEIEISSRYWEEDKKIEINSFFLISEDENAHNETVSFILQGNVLISIRYKELKTFDEFSKRFYYAPREFKNGYYIFSQLIDIRIDADADVIEKLSKDITRLRKHVFTDYTNDDAEMLEKISSFEDLNMNIRENLMDKQRILTAFIKSNKYDDSALRADIVIMLKDIKSLIDYIEFNFERLDYLQNIFLGVLNIEQNKVIKIFTIMNVIFLPPTLIASIYGMNFEILPELHWDYGYAFSLILMVLSAVTPILYFKKKGWI, from the coding sequence ATGATAAAATGTTTTTTTAAAAATAGTAATAAATTAGAAGTCATTACCGATCTGAGTGAATTTGATGGCAATGAAGATAAAAAGAGCAAAGTTGTTTGGCTTGACATGCTTCTCCCTAGCTCTGAAGAGATCTCTTTTGTTGAAAAGACCTTTGGTATCGATTTTCCTACAAAGCAAGAGAGTGAAGAGATTGAGATATCTTCACGTTACTGGGAAGAGGACAAAAAGATTGAGATTAACAGTTTTTTCTTGATCTCTGAAGATGAAAATGCTCACAATGAGACGGTTTCGTTCATTTTACAAGGCAATGTACTTATCTCTATTCGTTATAAAGAGTTGAAAACTTTTGATGAGTTTAGCAAGCGTTTTTACTATGCTCCGCGTGAATTCAAAAATGGATATTACATCTTTTCTCAGCTCATCGACATCAGGATTGATGCGGATGCGGACGTTATTGAAAAGCTCTCTAAAGACATTACACGCTTGCGTAAACACGTCTTTACAGACTATACGAATGATGATGCGGAGATGTTGGAAAAAATCTCCTCTTTTGAAGATTTGAATATGAATATCCGCGAAAACCTTATGGATAAACAACGCATCTTGACCGCATTTATCAAATCAAATAAATACGATGACAGCGCTCTTCGTGCCGATATTGTTATCATGCTCAAAGATATTAAGTCGTTGATTGATTACATTGAGTTTAATTTTGAACGACTCGATTACTTGCAAAATATCTTCTTGGGTGTTTTGAACATTGAGCAAAATAAAGTCATCAAAATCTTTACCATTATGAACGTTATCTTTTTACCACCGACGTTGATTGCGAGTATTTACGGGATGAACTTTGAGATTTTACCAGAGCTTCATTGGGATTATGGATATGCCTTTTCGCTTATTTTGATGGTTCTCTCTGCCGTAACGCCGATCTTGTACTTCAAGAAAAAAGGGTGGATTTAG
- a CDS encoding YihY/virulence factor BrkB family protein: MLSTKNCVEFFRKLRDVELAHYASSLSFHTILALIPILLITFSIFTKMPLFEVYYEKLQGFIFSSLIPTQQDVMIGYLRDFIANTSNMGVVGIIFVLYISIMFFLDYEKIVSKIFEIPTRSFWEALSTYWTMVTLMPLGLIIFFYSSAVVQELLEKNVITNSINLVRFSPYFIIWLLYFIMYFISAKTKIHLKSALLSSFIASLFWYVSKILFVYYVTYNKTYLSIYGSFSILLFFFLWIYFSWFIYLYGLKFCFLLNEKETEKRKA, from the coding sequence TTGTTAAGCACTAAAAATTGTGTTGAATTTTTCAGGAAATTAAGAGACGTAGAGCTCGCGCACTACGCCTCTTCCCTTAGTTTTCACACCATTTTAGCGCTGATCCCCATTCTTCTCATTACCTTTAGCATTTTTACTAAAATGCCTCTTTTTGAGGTTTACTACGAAAAGCTTCAAGGCTTTATTTTTAGCTCTCTCATTCCCACGCAACAAGATGTGATGATTGGCTATTTGCGAGATTTTATTGCCAATACCAGTAATATGGGTGTGGTAGGCATCATCTTTGTCCTCTACATTTCCATCATGTTTTTTTTAGATTATGAAAAAATTGTGAGCAAAATTTTTGAAATTCCAACGCGCAGTTTTTGGGAAGCACTCTCTACTTACTGGACAATGGTGACATTGATGCCACTTGGGCTTATTATCTTTTTTTACAGTTCAGCGGTAGTTCAAGAGTTATTAGAAAAAAATGTCATTACCAATTCGATCAATCTAGTGCGTTTTTCACCTTATTTTATCATCTGGCTTTTGTATTTCATCATGTATTTCATCTCTGCCAAGACAAAAATTCACCTCAAAAGTGCCCTACTCTCCTCTTTTATCGCTTCACTCTTTTGGTATGTTTCTAAAATTCTTTTTGTCTACTATGTCACTTACAACAAAACCTATTTGAGCATTTATGGCTCTTTTAGCATTCTACTTTTCTTCTTTTTATGGATCTATTTTTCATGGTTTATCTATCTCTATGGTTTAAAATTCTGCTTCTTATTGAATGAAAAAGAGACTGAGAAACGCAAAGCCTAA